CTCTTGTTGATAAACTGTTTGTactattatcaacaacactGTTACTTACACATTTATATACTAGAGTTCTTCATTACATGTCAGCTGAATTTTTATCTCATATTGTTTATTAGTAATCACGTAATTAGCGGTCCAAGTTCACGCACTTTGTTGTCACAGAAGATAGGACATGGCAGgaaatcaaacacaacagtGCCAAATTTTCTAGGAAGTCCGGCAAGATTCAGCAGCACTGTTATAGGGGGCATGGTGGAGCCATAACCCTTCAAAACTTTGGGGTGTTGTAACTTTTTTGTTGCtttataccccgtttacacaagcacttgtaAACAGGCCAGCCTGTGCTGACTCGGATCAGCTTGGTTTGTAATTGTCATGTAAACGCAGGTCGAGCCCTGCCAAGCCATGCCAGCTCAGCTCGGTATTTCTAGCCGGGCCAGCGCGCGCCATCCCGGGCTGGCTCGGGTCAAATACATCGTGTAAACTTATAGCGTGCTGGAAAATGGTCCGGGCTGGgccgcgcatgctcatttgttagtcttgtgtagccagaccccttttcgACACCATACTTCTGCGTGAAAATGGCACAAATAGCGTGGAGCGATACAAAGACTCTGTTTGGGAGcgaccaagatgagcaagaagtttagcGTTTGAACtctgttgctgcatgtgcgcaacagtcgcctggcgatagacctacgaCGTCTTGTATATGTCCTACACATTCccgatatgactgttgtagagccatagagaaaaatacgagcagcttggcttccgttcgttgcaaacgtgagctaacacgagctatgtcaagctcaaggaactaacgcacgttagtgacACGCATTAGCTTTCTTTTTTGGAGTGTGTCCTGTAAATGTGGGCTGGAATACTGAGCTGGCGCGGCTCGGTTCAGCTCACtatgcgtgctcgtgtaaacagggTATGAGATTCTGTTTGCTCATTAATTTTTCGGATCTACATGAAATttggtcattaattaaaggcaGACTATTCGTGCATATATTCCATCCATGTCCAGTTACTGCTTATGTTGTTTTTCGATTTGAAGGAGTTATGTCACTTTTTCATTTACTCggtttaaattaattaagtttgatatcaactggcaGTTTGCACCCAACCATGGAAGACTGGTGACGCAGCTGCACAGTCTCAGAGAGCAAGCGCAGCCACTAACTCTATCCCTAATCCTAGGGCAGATTTCCCAGAAACCTTGCTCACTCTCGTAGGAAATTTGGCATGGTCAAGTCTGAATATTGTGATCCAGATTTCCTGAGGCACCAGGAGACAGTCGGTCAAAGATGAGCCTCGTACGGACATTGTAGTGAGTCAAGAGACGACGATCATGTTGAAAGTGTGAGGGTTTTATGAAAAGATCTACGTTTGAGTTGTGAGGATGTGGCCGTGGATGTTTTGGTGTCAGGTGCTTGTGCCCATCGAATTCTGAGGAATCACTCATTACTTAGAAAGGCTGCAGTGAAATGGGTCTCGCACACCTTGACTGAATATCAGAAGTGGATACGTGTCAAGTCAATCTCTCTCGGCAGCACATCACCAGGTACAAAAGAGAGGGAGATCAGGTAGTGCAGAGAAACCTTGACTTCAGTGAGACGTGGCTGCGATGTTGTGTGCCAGTGCTGAAGAGGAAGTCAGCCAAATGACGTCATTCTTGGTCACCACATTAAGAAACTGGTGCAGCAGGGGAGCAAGAGGAATGTGATGACTCTGACAATCGTTGCATAGAATCGTGAAGGTGTTCTTGTCTGCCACAAACTTTGATTGGATACTTTGGGCAGCAAAGAACATTGCAGCATGTTCTTTACGCAAAAAGCTGCGTACAGCGCTACTTAAATAATGAGACGTCGTAAACTCATGCATGCTAAGTCATTCCACACAACAATGCCTGGAGTCACACTGGTATAGAGTTACACAGCAAATGTTGTCTCCACCCTTCTGTAGTCATGCCCATACCTCACACAACCTATTCCCAGATTGAAGGTCTCCTGACTATGACTTGTTCGAAGAATTTTATGCATGGCCACAAGAGTCCAACAGGTGACTCACCATGCAAACAGTGTTATGAAGCTGCCAGATCGCTAAAACAAAGTTACTATATGCAAGCTGTTTTCAAGGCTCAAATTTTTCTGTATACTTTATTTAGTAATGTTATTTTACAATTTCACTGTAGCAAAGATTTGTGTACATTGAATTCAGTGATGTCGTACAAGTTTGTCTCTAATTGACatacattttgtgtttgttgtttggtgaCGTTGTAGCTGTTATGCGTCATTATTGTAGGTCAGTGTCTTCATCATTGTGTCTGTGCAGGTGCTATTGATCGTCTCGGTCCAATTGTTAAGGCTGATTATGAAGTTGCTGTGAAAAAGGGGAAGTTGCCAATAATGCGagggaacattgacatgcttggtgaagaagatgcaGGCAAGACGACATTGGGAGATGCTTTTCTAGATCAGCCATTTATAGAGAAGAGGGAAAGTACGGTAGGAGCAGACGTGAAAGTGATGAGAACGGGAGGCGGTCCAAACATGAACTGGAAGGAACTGAAAccaaaagagaaagaagacatCATTGATCAAGTTCTTGTCAGAGGctttcttgcaagacaacaacaagttGAGGCCCCAGAGCAGACACCAGACGACAATGGAGAGGAAGCTATTGGAGAGACAATCCAAGAAGCAGAACAGCAGCCAGGAGGTAGTACCAACACGGTAGCTTTACCAACAGCCAGACAAGCAAGTAGTAAAGAAGGCAACACGACAGAGTTGAGGAAGCCGCTACGtgatttgttgttttctaAAGAATTAACCGAGGAGCAAGCAAAGTTAGCAGAGGAACTGCGTCGTGACAAAGCTGCATTAGAAAAAAGTGAAAATATGATGTTGATCACAGTGTGTGATCGCGGCAGTCAAGAGCAGTTTCTGATGACACACGCAGCATTGATGGCAGACAACAGTCAGGACAGTGCAACCGCTTACATGATAGTGATGGATGGAACAAAGAGTCTTGCAGATCCCATACCTCAATGTTTGTTCCGACCAGAACAAGGAAGCGAGCAGTTGGTCGTGCCACGTTTTGGCCCTACAACGAGACGTGAGCTGTTGGCTTACCACATGAATGCCATCAAGATGGCACATCCAGTAATGGCTTGTGGTCCTTTTCTTGGTCAGGATTATGTCAAGCAAGCACCAGTTACATTCGCCATGtcgacaagacaagacaaaacaaaggACATGGATCCAAAATTCTTAGAcgaacaagaagaaatattgCAAGACATTGTACAGAAGAATGACTTTGGTGGTCACACGGTGTTGGCAGAGAAAAACCCAAACAAACTGACTTTTCGTGTTGACAACACACGATCAGGCACTGGCAGTCCGGATCCGGTGCTAACGAAGGTGAAGGAGATATTTGTAGCAATGGTGCGGTCACTGTCAACGAGTCAACGAGATGCTATTCCTTTGCCATGGGCAGTTCTCGATAAATTGTTGAGCAGAGTGTCTCAACTGGATGACAATGAAGGGAAAATACTGGACATCGAAGAAGTGTGTGAGTTGGCTCGAAAATTCTGTGACATTATGACACGAAGAGAATGTCGATCGGCACTTCAGTATTTATCAATTTTGAGCACAATTGCATTTTATTCTGATGTGAGTGAGTTAGATAAGAAGGTCTTCACTGATCGGCAGTGGCTGGTCAATGTTCTCACTGTCTTTGCTACCGTCCTGCACAAGCATAACATGCCACCAAATCTTTGGGAAGATTTGAAGAAATTGAAGGAAGAAGGAATGATGTCTTGGTCATTGGCTCACtatctgctgctgcagaaaggtGTCAAGGAAAGTCAGTTTGAGTCCATCTTGTACCTGCTGCATCTATTCGACGTCATCTGTCCTATGAGCACATCACCGGAGATGCTGAAGGCTGTTCTGAAGGTTGGACAGTCATTCTTTGTTCCTTGCTTGCTGGAACAGAGATATGATAACAAGTTGGCATGGCAACAGCTGGCCGGCTCCACTCGATTTCCTCCCTCTCTCATATTTCGTCCTGATGGGTTTGACACGACTCCCGAGCCGATCTACTTTCGCTTGGTGTCTCGTTGTGCCACTGAATATGCCCATCCTCGTCCCAAACTGAAAAGAGGTCATGCTGTCTTTCATGTGGATGATGATCTTGAGCTTGATCTGGAACTGGTTTACCATGAACTGCATTACATTATTGCCACAGTATATTCTCCTCATCAAGTGTTTTCTGGTGATGAGCTGAAACATCAATGTAGCATCATTCGTCAGTTTCTCATTCATCAGCTGAATGAGGCCAAGAAACGAGGAATGGATGGCTTCAAGTTCACTTTATGTGTTAAGCCTCCTCTAACTGATGCTGAAGATGCCAAATCAATAGATGATGATTCTCTTGTGTGCATTGATAAATATCCACAGCAAAAGGGTTTGATAAACCAGAAGAATGATCATGTGCCACGAGAGCAGTTTCCTACTTTGGATATCTGGTTTAGTGATTCAATGAAAGTCTCAGGTGAGTGTGATTGTTTGAAGCATATAATTTTCTGTAACTGTAGTTACACGTTTTGTATGGTATTGAAACATCTTTTTTTCTATTTCAGATATTAAGGCTGCTCTTTTATCGGAACTTGATGATAAATTGAGTGCTGACCAGTTGGTCAAAGTAGCTCGTCAAGTTGCTCACAACTGGGAGGAATTTGTCGCAGTTCTATCACCAACAATGTTTTCTGTAGCACAAATTGGTGTCATACATGACACATACTCAAAACCATTCTCTAGGGCTCACGCTGCACTCTCTCGGTGGGCTGACAATATGGACAAAGCAGCAACACGTCGTTTGGTAGTTTCAACATTTTTGGAAATGGGCATGAGACAACAGGCATCTCGTATATTTAGAGATGACTTGGTAGAGGTTATTAGTCAGGGTGACTAAATATATGTTAATACATATCACATGAAAATGAGAGAAGATAATCGACATTCAATTTTGTGGTCAATTTGCAGCAAAGTATGGTTGCAACGTTTGCTAATATCCCATGCTAACGGGCAACAGCAAGTTATTAGGAATTGCTAAGTGTGGTGGTACGTACAGTCTGTGTGATCCAAACTGTACAA
The sequence above is drawn from the Corticium candelabrum chromosome 8, ooCorCand1.1, whole genome shotgun sequence genome and encodes:
- the LOC134183707 gene encoding uncharacterized protein LOC134183707 — translated: MLGIEDKDKLGHTLLHYAAYYGNYDVVRILLENNADADAADKDGKRPFDFALEKGHMSTAGQLVLTMQSAEHLAFEGISQLLQWACENEVDVATKIAKKFCQIVEKKSGRTLLHFAAQLDHREAVECLLEKNADADAKDKDGWTALHFACWNGNLSIVEILVSAGCDKGARTNYGSTPLHLSCSSVPCRHLLIVKLLISSGADVSAVNKEGQTPLQAAEKELHSDYHSSREIRFRIISHLRKLNRHPRAIDRLGPIVKADYEVAVKKGKLPIMRGNIDMLGEEDAGKTTLGDAFLDQPFIEKRESTVGADVKVMRTGGGPNMNWKELKPKEKEDIIDQVLVRGFLARQQQVEAPEQTPDDNGEEAIGETIQEAEQQPGGSTNTVALPTARQASSKEGNTTELRKPLRDLLFSKELTEEQAKLAEELRRDKAALEKSENMMLITVCDRGSQEQFLMTHAALMADNSQDSATAYMIVMDGTKSLADPIPQCLFRPEQGSEQLVVPRFGPTTRRELLAYHMNAIKMAHPVMACGPFLGQDYVKQAPVTFAMSTRQDKTKDMDPKFLDEQEEILQDIVQKNDFGGHTVLAEKNPNKLTFRVDNTRSGTGSPDPVLTKVKEIFVAMVRSLSTSQRDAIPLPWAVLDKLLSRVSQLDDNEGKILDIEEVCELARKFCDIMTRRECRSALQYLSILSTIAFYSDVSELDKKVFTDRQWLVNVLTVFATVLHKHNMPPNLWEDLKKLKEEGMMSWSLAHYLLLQKGVKESQFESILYLLHLFDVICPMSTSPEMLKAVLKVGQSFFVPCLLEQRYDNKLAWQQLAGSTRFPPSLIFRPDGFDTTPEPIYFRLVSRCATEYAHPRPKLKRGHAVFHVDDDLELDLELVYHELHYIIATVYSPHQVFSGDELKHQCSIIRQFLIHQLNEAKKRGMDGFKFTLCVKPPLTDAEDAKSIDDDSLVCIDKYPQQKGLINQKNDHVPREQFPTLDIWFSDSMKVSDIKAALLSELDDKLSADQLVKVARQVAHNWEEFVAVLSPTMFSVAQIGVIHDTYSKPFSRAHAALSRWADNMDKAATRRLVVSTFLEMGMRQQASRIFRDDLVEVISQGD